In Capsicum annuum cultivar UCD-10X-F1 chromosome 7, UCD10Xv1.1, whole genome shotgun sequence, one genomic interval encodes:
- the LOC107854240 gene encoding auxilin-like protein 1 — MPDFANLLDLQLPSAPDESLLSEQGMAVLSESDRNNQLGFPVLLNEDELDKENGGCVELELKEDEVQAVVSDRIVDESDRNSRLGVPILIKEDELIAENNGYGELELKKDEVQGLNSDRNVEVSGESDRNSQLGFSVLLKEDELMAENNGYSELELKEEEVQGLNSHRNVQVSGESDRNSQLGFPTLLKEDNPQPENDGYSDLEHKEEEVQGLNSDRNFKVSGESNGNDQLGFPILMKEEELNPENAGYSELELKGDELQALVSDRNVEVSSESAWNSQLGFPILLEEGELKLENGGCVELESKEDEVQALVSDGNVKVSSEPDRDSQLGFPILLKEDELMSENDGFVELESKEDEVQGLVSERNSQLGFSILMKEDDMMTENGGCVELEEKEDELKLENDRCSELEHKEEEVQGPVSDGNSQLGFSILQKEEELMLENDGCGESEVKGDELMPEIGGYSELELKVNKVQELVSDQNAQLGFPVLHKKDELMQLNDGCVDLKSKGDEFHTVVSDGNSQLGFPLLLKEDDLKPENGGCAELEQEEDEAQGLVSDRNSQLGSSNLMKEDELVSENNGCVELEQKEDKVQGLVSDQNSQLWFPTLMQEDELIAENDGCVKLEQKEDELTLENGGCAELELKGDEVQALVSDENSQLGFSILPKEDELMLENGGCAELETKEDEVQAVVSDGKSELGFSILHREDDLKPENDGRSELELKEDELMSGNGGCVELELKADEVQAVVSDRNSQLGFPILQKKDELMPENGGCVEPEEKEDKLMSENDGCVELMSENDGCSKMEQKEEEVHQLVSDGNSHPGFPILQKEDELMLENGDCAVLESKEDEVQALVSDGNSFTMLLKEDKLIPESDGCVELEQKEDKLMSENDGCVELEEKEDELKLENNGCGELEVGVLRSSGGGLAVKKSLDEFVKDWVERKVNAGVDKRNCVLPFLVHAPKSVECSVCQRLIFPGDEVKCSVRDCTGVFHLQCAKEKLGLSSPKMFKCPQHVCYVCNKKIHLWRCIKCPLASHDKCAAFPEHVVHLNYQPGRVICWKHPSDWCLQKHESSTSNLEEIFANLPLPYVEEEFKIDLSWKDMIDNRFEPPPYVHIKRNVYLIKKKRDGVNADIGCTSCRSTECSDNCVCRVQCISCSKACHCSDMCSNRPFRRDKRVKVVKTELCGWGVVAAESINKGDFIIEYIGEVIDDALCEKRLWDMKYKGDKNFYMCELRKDFTIDATFKGNLSRFLNHSCDPNCKLEKWQVEGETRVGVFAAQSIEIGEPLTYDYKFVQFGPEVKCQCGASNCQVYLGSKKKITSKLDISWGLKRKRTSTSCLAIIKSNSC; from the exons ATGCCAGATTTTGCCAATCTTTTGGATCTTCAATTACCATCTGCACCAGATGAATCATTATTGTCTGAACAAGGTATGGCAGTATTAAGTGAATCTGATAGAAATAACCAGTTGGGGTTTCCTGTTTTGCTTAATGAAGATGAGCTGGACAAGGAAAATGGTGGTTGTGTTGAGTTGGAATTGAAAGAAGACGAGGTTCAGGCAGTAGTTTCTGACCGAATTGTCGATGAATCTGACCGAAATTCTCGGTTGGGGGTTCCTATTTTGATTAAAGAAGATGAGTTAATAGCGGAAAATAATGGGTATGGTGAGTTGGAATTGAAAAAAGACGAGGTCCAGGGACTAAATTCTGACCGAAATGTTGAAGTTTCCGGTGAATCTGACCGAAATTCTCAGTTGGGGTTTAGTGTTTTGCTTAAAGAAGATGAGTTAATGGCGGAAAATAATGGGTATAGTGAGTTGGAATTGAAAGAAGAGGAGGTACAGGGACTAAATTCTCACCGAAATGTCCAAGTTTCCGGTGAATCTGACCGAAATTCACAGTTGGGGTTCCCTACTTTGCTTAAAGAAGACAATCCGCAACCGGAAAATGACGGGTATAGTGACTTGGAACACAAAGAAGAGGAGGTCCAGGGACTTAATTCTGACCGAAATTTCAAAGTTTCCGGTGAATCTAACGGGAATGACCAATTGGGGTTTCCCATTTTGATGAAAGAAGAGGAGTTGAACCCGGAAAATGCTGGGTATAGTGAGCTGGAATTGAAAGGAGATGAGTTGCAGGCACTAGTTTCTGACCGAAATGTCGAAGTTTCAAGTGAATCTGCCTGGAATTCTCAGTTGGGGTTTCCTATTTTGCTTGAAGAAGGCGAGCTGAAGCTGGAAAATGGTGGGTGTGTTGAGCTGGAATCGAAAGAAGATGAGGTCCAGGCATTAGTTTCTGATGGAAATGTCAAAGTTTCAAGTGAACCTGACCGAGATTCTCAATTGGGGTTTCCTATTTTGCTTAAAGAAGACGAGTTGATGTCGGAAAATGATGGGTTTGTTGAGCTTGAGTCGAAAGAAGATGAGGTCCAGGGACTAGTTTCTGAGCGAAATTCCCAGTTGGGGTTCTCTATTTTGATGAAAGAAGATGACATGATGACGGAAAATGGTGGGTGTGTTGAGTTGGAAGAGAAGGAAGATGAGTTGAAACTGGAGAATGATCGGTGTAGTGAGTTGGAACACAAAGAGGAGGAGGTCCAGGGACCAGTTTCTGATGGCAATTCTCAGTTGGGGTTCTCTATTTTGCAGAAAGAAGAAGAGTTGATGCTGGAAAATGATGGGTGTGGTGAGTCAGAAGTGAAAGGAGATGAGTTGATGCCGGAAATTGGTGGGTATAGTGAGTTGGAATTGAAAGTAAACAAGGTCCAGGAACTAGTTTCTGACCAAAATGCTCAGTTGGGATTCCCTGTTTTGCATAAAAAAGATGAGTTGATGCAGTTAAATGACGGGTGTGTTGATTTGAAATCGAAAGGAGATGAGTTCCACACAGTAGTTTCTGATGGAAATTCCCAGTTGGGGTTTCCTCTTTTGCTGAAAGAAGACGATCTGAAGCCGGAAAATGGTGGGTGTGCTGAGTTGGAACAGGAAGAAGATGAGGCCCAGGGACTAGTTTCCGACAGAAATTCCCAGCTGGGGTCCTCTAATTTGATGAAAGAAGATGAGTTGGTGTCGGAAAATAACGGGTGTGTTGAGTTGGAACAGAAAGAAGATAAGGTTCAGGGACTAGTTTCTGACCAAAATTCTCAGTTGTGGTTCCCTACTTTGATGCAAGAAGACGAGTTGATAGCAGAAAATGATGGGTGTGTTAAGTTGGAACAGAAAGAAGATGAGTTGACCCTGGAAAATGGTGGTTGTGCTGAATTGGAGTTAAAAGGAGATGAGGTCCAGGCACTAGTTTCTGACGAAAATTCTCAGTTGGGGTTCTCTATTTTGCCGAAAGAAGACGAGTTAATGCTGGAAAATGGTGGTTGTGCTGAGTTGGAAACGAAAGAAGACGAGGTTCAGGCAGTAGTTTCTGACGGAAAGTCCGAGTTGGGGTTCTCTATTTTGCACAGAGAAGATGATCTGAAACCGGAAAATGATGGGCGCAGTGAGTTGGAATTGAAAGAAGATGAGTTGATGTCGGGAAATGGTGGGTGCGTTGAGCTGGAATTGAAAGCAGATGAGGTCCAGGCAGTAGTTTCTGACCGAAATTCCCAGTTGGGGTTCCCTATTTTGCAGAAAAAAGACGAGTTGATGCCTGAAAATGGTGGGTGTGTTGAGCCGGAGGAGAAGGAAGACAAGTTGATGTCTGAAAATGATGGGTGTGTTGAGTTGATGTCAGAAAATGATGGGTGTAGTAAGATGGAACAGAAAGAAGAGGAGGTCCATCAACTAGTTTCTGACGGGAATTCCCATCCGGGGTTCCCTATTTTGCAGAAAGAAGACGAGTTGATGCTGGAAAATGGTGATTGTGCTGTGTTGGAATCAAAAGAAGACGAGGTTCAAGCACTAGTTTCCGACGGAAATTCATTCACTATGTTGCTGAAAGAAGACAAGTTGATACCGGAAAGTGATGGGTGTGTTGAGTTGGAACAGAAGGAAGATAAGTTGATGTCGGAAAATGATGGGTGTGTTGAGTTGGAAGAGAAGGAAGATGAGTTGAAACTGGAGAATAATGGGTGTGGTGAGTTGGAAGTTGGGGTTTTGAGGTCTAGTGGTGGTGGGTTGGCGGTGAAAAAGAGTTTGGATGAGTTTGTTAAAGATTGGGTTGAGAGGAAAGTTAATGCTGGTGTGGATAAACGTAATTGTGTATTGCCATTTCTTGTTCATGCTCCGAAATCG GTTGAATGCTCTGTTTGCCAAAGATTAATATTTCCAGGTGACGAGGTAAAATGCTCTGTTCGAGATTGTACAGGAGTTTTCCACTTACAATGTGCTAAAGAAAAACTTGGGCTATCATCTCCCAAAATGTTTAAGTGCCCTCAACAT GTATGTTATGTTTGTAATAAAAAGATACATCTCTGGCGGTGCATCAAATGTCCACTAGCATCACATGATAAGTGTGCAGCATTTCCAGAGCACGTGGTTCATTTAAATTATCAGCCAGGGCGAGTTATTTGTTGGAAGCATCCATCTGATTGGTGTTTGCAGAAG CATGAATCCTCAACAAGTAATTTGGAG GAGATATTTGCTAATTTGCCTTTACCATACGTGGAGGAGGAGTTCAAGATTGACTTAAGTTGGAAAGACATGATTGACAACAGATTTGAACCACCTCCATACGTGCATATCAAGAGAA ATGTTTACCTCATTAAGAAAAAACGTGATGGCGTTAATGCTGATATTGGGTGCACAAGCTGCAGATCCACAGAATGCTCGGACAATTGTGTTTGCAG GGTTCAATGCATAAGTTGTTCGAAGGCGTGCCATTGCTCTGATATGTGCTCAAACAGACCGTTTCGGAGAGATAAAAGGGTAAAAGTTGTCAAG ACTGAACTTTGTGGTTGGGGGGTAGTAGCAGCTGAATCCATAAACAAAGGTGATTTCATAATTGAGTACATTGGCGAAG TTATTGATGATGCCTTGTGTGAAAAAAGGCTATGGGACATGAAATACAAGGGAGACAAAAACTTCTACATGTGTGAACTACGGAAAGATTTCACAATTGATGCAACTTTCAAGGGAAACTTGTCCCGTTTTCTCAACCATAGCTGTGATCCTAATTGCAAATTGGAAAAATG GCAAGTTGAAGGCGAGACTCGAGTTGGTGTCTTTGCTGCTCAATCCATCGAAATAGGAGAGCCTCTGACCTACGATTACAA ATTCGTGCAGTTTGGACCGGAAGTGAAGTGCCAATGTGGAGCTTCGAACTGTCAAGTATATCTCGGCAGCAAAAAGAAAATCACAAGTAAACTCGACATCTCCTGGGGTTTGAAACGCAAGAGAACATCTACTTCTTGCCTAGCGATTATCAAATCGAATTCATGTTAG